The Malus domestica chromosome 08, GDT2T_hap1 genomic interval ATATGGCTAGAAGACGAttgatatgttttttttcttttctttttctagtaTTCATTACTAAAAAAATATACGTGTTATAATTTGGATAGAATGATAACAATATATAACGGTGTTTCAGACACACTAGAAATTTCTCAAAAACTTATGCCCCTAAAAAGTTATTACTATTACTATATAAGTATAATATTAATGAGGGAATAATTgtttatgatatatatatatatagtatatcAAGGTAGCTATCTTAGCTCAATTAATTAGGTTCCAAGAAGAAAGTAAAGATGGGGAGAGCTCCTTGCTGTGACAAAGCCAACGTGAAGAGAGGTCCATGGTCACCTGAAGAAGATGCCAAGCTCAAGTCTTACATCGAGCAACATGGCACCGGCGGTAACTGGATCGCTTTACCCCAAAAGATCGGTAAGCATCTctaccttcttcttcctcttcctcaaatTAGTTAGTGTCCTGGTTACTAtatatcaaattaattaattagaagttaCCGGCTGTATTAATTAGATGAAATTAGGTTTTTACTAATTAAATTCTCTAATGGATAATTAGGGCTTAAGAGGTGTGGGAAGAGCTGCCGGCTTAGATGGTTAAATTATCTCCGCCCAAACATCAGGCATGGAGGGTTTtctgaagaagaagacaacATAATTTGCAGCCTCTACATAAGTATTGGAAGCAGGTAGGCACATATATGAATTTAGTATTGAATCTCaccttttcataaaaaaatacacATCTATATAAATATCACAATATCAATTACATATCGACATGTAAATTAGAGTAATTTATTTCCTAGCTAGGGTAATCAATTTTGTGATTAATTTCACAACTATGGAtgatgtatgtatgtgtatatgtAGGTGGTCTATAATTGCAGCACAACTGCCAGGAAGAACTGATAATGATATAAAGAACTACTGGAACACAAGGCTTAAGAAAAAGCTTCTTGGTAGGCAGCGCAAAGAACATCAGCTGGCTCGTAAATCAGGCCTAGTTAAACAAGACATCATCAAAAGATCAGGCGACGTTGGTGGAAACAGTACTAACTCCCATTCTGCCGTTCCTGCCACAGACGATCAAAACCCTTACTGGCCGGAGCTTCCAGTGCTTGCAGCACCCACAGTACTACCACAACAACAGCAGCAGCCTTCTTTTAATGACCATGCTTCTCTCAGAAAGTTGCTCATCAAGCTTGGAGGGAGGTTTAGTTCAGATATTAATCATAATCATGAGACTAATCAAGTTATCCAAGGTAGGCCCACCAATATTCAACCAACCTATCAAGTTCTTGATGATGATAATAACAGTTCATACGCCGCTGCTGCTGCTACTACTCAGCAAATGGATGAGCACTATTCTGGTAAGAACATGCAAAGTCTCTTAATTCCTCGATGTGGGATTCATGCTCTCAAcaattcttctccttccttaagCAACAGTGATGTTATCAGCCCTCATCAATTTGCACAAACACATTACATAGTGAATACAGATAACATTGATGGACCTGGTAATGGTATAATGAACAACATGTTTCAAGGGCAAGGTGGTGATTATGAGACCGATCAGCTGAAGGAGATGGCGGTGTATAACAACAATGACAACCAACAGAGATTTGATGGGTTGGAGTTCTTCTGCGGCGAAGATATGATGGTTATGAATAATAGCATTACTAGTAGTTATGGAGAAAGTATTGGGTGGGGTGAGATACTGGGATGTCCTCCTGTGGCCTCCTCCTCAGACGACTATCATGACAGCATGGACCGACTGATGCCGGCCACACCCAGCCAAGAATGTGGTTTCGCCAACGACCAGTTGATGAGTGGTTACCCTGGGGAGGCATTATAATGTGATGATCATTGTGTACATTCAATTAATGTAATGTTAAAATTTGGTAGCAATAAGGGGAGGTGGTATTGCTTTGCGCCAAAGAGGGAAACCCTAATAATAAACTCATTAaatgatatgtttttttttcttctatgatTTTCCTGTTAATTTTTGGACTGAATTTCGTCATTAAGGTGGAATTAGCAGAGTCTGAAGCCCTATATATAGCAATACTAGCTACTTGTTCAAATTTGATTCGTTActgtgaagctttttttttttctccgaCTGAAAGAACATGCATGTTTCAGTGTGTTGTTCCTGTTGATTTTAGATGGTGGAGATTAGCATTTCTTCAAGAAATTTACGAATTGGGAAAATGGGTATGTATTATTTTCGCAGCGTGGCCATTAATATTTCATATTTGTATGTGGGTGAAAATGCATGTTCACTGGAAACCAAGATAAAAACAGTTTCTTGGAACAAGTTTCATGAGTTAGCTTTCCAGGATTAAGTAATCAAGATAGTAAGGCTCGAAATTTAATGTCTTCAGttcaggaagagagagagagagagagatgaaactTAAAATTGTGAAAATTAACCAGTTCTGAATGACACACATGCTTTGCAATATGTGTCTTTCAGACTttcataccttttttttttcgacaGACTTTCATACCTTTAATTCATaactttttgtttgatttaaacTTTTAAACTGTGCCGACTTAGTATTACAAATTAGAATGCGCATTCAAACCAAATTTTTATGCTAGCTTTTTGTGAGgctttgtcatttccttactCTTATGGTGTAGATAATGTCATATGTATTAAAAAACTTTTAAACTGTCAGCCTTAttcttatattttatataacAAGTTCTAATTTTCAAGTATTAGATCTGATAAAAAAAGTTTGATGAATAACACTAAAAAGGTATGGTGCTTTTTGTAAGATTATCATGCATGTAtgaatcctctctctctccctctctgaaCGCATAAAACATTTGGTTTAAATGTTGATCTAGATGATGATTCACAGAATATAGATGTGTGAACATatatctgtatatatatatatatatatatatatatatatatatatatatatatatataaattgcaTATTCTGGTTTGAGTTTCTATTTAGTATTTATTAGCTAGTCTGTGGGAAAAATATATACAGAGATATGCATGATTCCCCCAATATATAAGTGCATGCAATACTCAGCCATAACTAGATACACAAAATgaaaatgtatataaatatagcCAACAATGTTGACTGAGATCTAGAGAACAATTCATTATCTTCTTCCGAAAGGTACAGAAAAACAATTCATCTGCTGCTTACATATGAATATATACATCCATAGATAGCTTGGGCAAAGTTTTTGTTATGCTGCTAGCTAGGCAAAGCAATGCCGTTGGTTTTTTTAATAATCTTTTTACTGTGACTATACTGGGATTCGTCCGGTGATGAGAGTGGGTAGGGTATTGAGTAGGAGACTACGAGTAGACTAGAGATACAGGGTTCGAAACCCTTTGTGTAAACAAAAACTTCCACGgaaattgcagaaaacaaaggaaactTCTGAGTGAGCTTTAAATTCCACATAATCTGATATATGTGCATATTTATATATGAGTTACATATAAAAGAGGATGAAATAACAAAGGCTCATATATGACATTGGTCTTTTTTGAGtactttaaattttgaaatgccatgtatCAGTAAGCTGTCGATATCGATTGTTACCTAACAAGCTCCAATGATATATGGTATGCAATAACTATCAATTCATCAGTCGAAACAGTCAATATCAGTAACGGTAGTTTCTTCTAGATCAACAAAGCAGCTGGCAGATGTTAATTAAATGAATAAGTTGCTTAATTTTGGTCTTCGTCAATTAGCTTATTGTTTAACTACCACATTGATTTATTAATTAGTTCCAGCTTAACTATATTCATACCAAAATTTAGAATCGGATTAATTTGAtgatcatttatacaaattctAGGTAGCTAGATATCATGAATAACATGTAGTTTAGCAGTCTTCTCCCTGTAAGACTCAAACCTAGGGTAGGGTTCTTTTGCATGGtcatataaaattaattattattcatCGATGGATCTCATTTCATAAATTAGAATATTTAAGtctcttttttttattgcaAGCGAGAGTTTTAATCTAAACGACACTATAAGGAGATGAGGGAGGATTCGAACCTGGGTGCAttgaaaataatacaaaaaccCTAACCACTAAGGCAGTCGACTACATGCTTAGAATCCTTAAATCTAACACAACATCTATCTAGCTATGCCTAACATAATTGAAATGGCCTTTACTCAGGGTAATGTTATGGAGACCAAAATTTCTAAaccaaacttgtaattaaatcAAAATGATATGGTGGTTGAtcattggattattacttaaacattgattaatgtgcttatttcttattggtgacacattatttggtttgaaaatttggtttaaaaatatgGTCTTCCTAATCGTATTTGTTTACTTATGTAGTCAGCTTATATGTACGTAGCTCTGGCCAGGAAGGTCAAAGAATTACATTCTCACATATATAGACTCAAATTATCTCTTAGGTCTTGGCTGAAAGCTACAAGGGGTAAAAGTTGATTGCAGTTGTAATTTGCAATCTTTGGATTAAAATATTTACTTTCTGTTGACATGCAAATTTTGCAATTAATGTTTGGTACGCCATGTTCACGATTTGTTAGAATTGGTTGACGTATTTTGAAACTGGTGGCAACTGCCTCTACAAGCTAGCGATTTAAAATAGTTGGCCCCATTATCTTGACCAACTCTTAAAttcaaagtttaaaaaaaaaagttcttaaTTAAGTTGATTCCACTAGCATTTTCATATAGTTGCTTAATTATCATGAGCTCAATCATGAAAACTAGGTCAATATTTGAAAGGACATATATCCCACCCAGGGTATGCTAAGAAAGCCAAATTTTAAGACCAAATTTGTTAGACTATATGAAGTGGTTATTGACGATTAGATTATTACATAAGTAGTgatgcttattttctattagttACATATCATatgatttgtaaatttggtgtaaaaatttgatttacctCACATTACCTATCCAAAAAATTACGGTTTTAAAAGGTAACCAATTCATGCATCTATATAATAGGAGTATTACATCATAAAGTATAAAGTAAACAAGGACGGATTACGAGATTTTCTCAAAACTAAAAACtggagatcttaggttcgaaacTCACTGCTGGTGTGGAAGCCAAACTTGTGGCAAgggggaggctgaaatgcctctgtaaGTCTTCCCGGCTTCCGGAATGACTGTATAACTGTAGCTTGCCACCAGTTGTCtctctttaaaaataaatttaaaaaaaaaataaaaagttgctCAACTCATATTATAACATCTAGATAAAATATACTATACAATTGTGTTTCAATAccatataataattttttttataaaaaaattaaatgtaaaATAATGAGCGAttaattagtttattttttagaataatGTAAGCTCATAAGTGGGATATCTAGGTAAAACATATCCCATAAGATATACAGTCTGTCTGGCTTTCAGTATAGTATAGTATATACTGGAATTATAAGCATACATAAAGCGGACATACACAAACTCCAGCAAGCAAATTAAGGAGACATTAACAGTTCTGAGGGCTTATACAATTTTAAAACAATCCCTAATTATTCATCTAATTTCTTTCTGTAAAGTTTAAGGGAATATCCCAAACAAAGAAGAAACAGAACAGAAAAGTCCTCAAAGAAAAACCAACATCTCAAAATTTGACTTCTTGTGGATTGCCATATAAATTCCCGTCAACTTGGTGACGATAATAAACaccacaaaattaattaaacatgTTATATTACGAATATGTGAAAGAAGCATAGAAGTGACAATAGCAAAAGGACGACTTGTGTCACtgccttttaattgtttaatCAATTAAATCAACCCTAATCAACCCCCCACTGGATATTTAAATCTAAACATTGATCCTTAATTCATAATTAATAATCTGCAAGAGATAttataattgattaattttgaaTATTATAGAATGATAATGACACTCACTAACATGAAAATTCTTGCATGTTTGTCGTGCTGTTCAGCTGTTGGACCAAAATAAAGTGGGTTTGTATATAAAAAACAGAAGGGAAATACTAAGAATTCTTTTAAAAGTGGGGTTCTCCATAAACATTCTGTCACTCCATATTTTTAGCACAATCTTTTATATAATATTAACACAATAATTGACGTTAAATTGTAGAGTAgcagaaaattcataaaatgtcTCACATTAAAAGAATCCTCTTAGCATttatgtgaataaaaaaaaaggaatttatTAGAGAATTATATAGGCTAAAACGACTGCAGAGCTATAGCACTGCAGCCTGGATGTCATATTCAAAATTATGTACCATTTACGAGGTGAAGGATTTAGAATTAAGATAGAGCCGCCTAGGGTTGTGTTAATTTGATTGCTTTAGGGTTTCAAAATGGTATAAGGAGAGGATATGATAGTTCTTATAATATACAATTCACTTGTCCGCCTAgggttttgtttattatttttgcttttggattttGGTCTTGGCTTAATGCTTATGCGTTTGatgacagttttttttttttaagggattAATTGGTGTCTTCGTCACAGCAATCTTTCTGTCGAGAAAGCTCATAGAGGTATTTTAGTCTCATCTGTGTCACTATGATGTGATTCATTAGCACCAGGAATCGAACTCAGGATGTGTCATGTGAAATTCGTTTCCCACAATGAACCACCCCATAATAGTTGTGTTTGATGGTTGTTAAATGTTACAAATGTTGAAATATGATGTTAGGTTATATATctttgagtaaattgtagcaatagtccctgaactttaatcaaattggagcaatggtccttcaattaaaaattcattaccattggtccctcaacttatcaaaatgtgtagctataatccttttcatcaatttcttcaaaattttgtcaaaataagttatgttggaataaccatttatataattagggtccctcaacttatcaaagtgtgtaattatggtcattttcgtcaactacgtcaaaatttttgtcaaaacgagttatgttggaatgaccattgctacaattgggttaaagttaagggaccatttctctagttgaattaaaattgagggactaaaggtaatgaatttttagttgatggaccataactgcatgttttgatgagttgaaggaccaatagtaatggatttttagttgaaggactattgctttaattgagttaaagttaagggaccatggCTATAATTGATTCTATATCTTTTATCCACTTCCatacacaagaaaaaaaaaaaaacagaggatCCTCATTAAAAATAACACATGCCTATTGAAGATCTATTCGTCCAATAACATATCATTGAGTGCACTAATTTGATCTCCTTAATATTACTCTTAATATTTCGTATAATTTTATTTGTCTTTCAATTGTACGCACACAAAATTGATTTGTACTAGTAACAGTCGTCTGCCCTTGTATACCGTTGATCTATATTATTGAGTTGGCATTAAGAATTTTGGGGCACCCCAAAAAAGTTATTgtgcaattttatttttcaaaagttagcttaataattttttttgtatatttagATACAAAGATACATTTATAAAGAGTACATAATGAtttttttgaagtgccaatatcCCCTTTCTAATATAATTTTACAtgaattttagaattttataAACCAATTACATAGAGCCCATGGAGGCTAGGGGAACATGGCAACCTCTAGTCTACATGTAGCAATATTTGGGTTTGCTTTTAAAATGTTAAAAACGGCTTCTGGCAATTAAGATACTTCTAACTACGTttgagaaaataaacttgaaaatgTTTGCGGGTAGTAGAAGCAATAACAGGAGAAGCACGTAGCATATGCTTCTTCAGAAAACACTTTGAAGCTTTCATACAAAACTTTCAAACATTTTTCGAATAAAAACTTCTAACAAAAGCGTTTATGGACAAAATTGTTTCCCTCCTAAAACAAGCTGTGTGCCTCAGAATAAGGCCCATAATAATATTTTAGATAAGGCCCAGTATATTTGTGTTAAGCCCAATTTTGGTTAAGAACATTGGGAAATTGGAATCCCCAAACTTGTCATCAGCTGATGAACCCTAGAAAATGAGGAGAAAACTCAGGAGATAAAACAGGACCAACCAGACACCATCAATGGCGATTCCGGCGTCCATTCTGTCGCCGCCGTCCGCAACCCCCAAATTTTCGGTaccactctctcactctcccaAATTCCCGATTACTTAAAAATGTGAAATTTACAGGTTTTCGATGAATTAATTATGATTGATTCCAATTTTCCTTGTTTATTTCAGATTAATCTCTTTAAGCAGAACCAATTTCGATTTCGAACCAGCTTCGGGCCAAGTCGTGTAAAAGCAGTTTCATCCACGGCACAATTTGGAGAACCCAACAAAGAAAATAAGCAGAAGCTGCAAATCAAAAGCACTTTTGTGAAGGAGAAGCTGTGGGAAGCCGTACCTGCCCCGGTGAAGGAGCTCCCATGGAGAAAAGCAGCAGATACAGCACTGGAGCAGCTGCTTCTGCTTGGGAAAAAAGCACTCATATGGTCATTTGTTACTTTAGGCACCCTCAGCTTCTTATCAGACATCATATTTTCCATCTCCAGAAACTATGAATTGGTGATACCATTTGGTCTCTTTGTTGGGTGCTTCTTAACTGATGTTTTGAAGGAGACATTGCAGCAAGTGCTTCCCAGGTCGGAGGCGAATGCCAATGAGATTGAAAAGCACTTACTTTGTATAAGCTGCTTTTTTGCTGCTGTTAAGTTCGTCTCTGCTGGTCTCCCAATGCAGGCACGGGTGTCTCTTCTGCACGTTGCAAATGGCGGGTTCCTGCAAGTTTTATGGCTGTGGAGAGGTTTGTTCAAGGAAAGAGAAGATGATGGTGTCGATGATTCCAATTCTTCATTGGTCATGGATGTGAAATCTTAATACGACTCAATGTCTGTTTAGCGTTTTTCAGTTACGTTTTTGGTTAAACGTTTGTAACCAGTTTTATTTGTCCATACTTTACCAGTTTTGATCCGCGTCGTTTGCAGAAACTGATCCGTTTTCGTGGTCGTATGAGTTGAATATCTATGCAATTCAAAATGTGCTTGGAGAATGAAATAATCGAACTTTGCATCAACATATCGTAAAACTTTTCAACTGTTTTTGATACATTTAGTTTAAGATACAAACAATATACACAACTATTTGCTTTGCTCAAATCACAAGTGTACAAAAAATAGTGTTGCTTTGCTTTGGGATTTTTCCCCACTCAAAACTGTATAAATTGGGAAGTCCagtaaacaaaattaaagaagGCCTATGGAGCTCGGAATTTTGTAAAATGTTTGCTTGTATGTATCAGTATCTGTACAACGCTTCCGATGGTATTTCTGGCCAAGAAGAGAACCTGCTTCTTAAGATGCAAGAATCTCGTTCCAGCCGGCACCATAAACTTGAACTTGCATAAAAAACAAGTCAATTACGTCCTAGAAGAAAGCTCATTTTAGATCTGCCTCACCGTCGAAGGTGACATTCCATGACGGATTAGTTTGGCTGGGTTCCTCCCCTGAAAAGAGAAAAGCACAAAGAACCAAGCGATTACATCACTGATGCCGCGCACAGGAACAGGAACCCTCGTGAGTACTGGATGAATCAAACCTGGTGGCTTGACATTCTCTGGATCCGGAATGATGGCGCCCACATGGCGAGTTGAGCATCCAAAACTGCACGAGTCATCAGGAGTTAATGGGGACTGGCAGTAAGCTGTATGCAGCTGTTGATAAACCTCTTCCATCCTCCCCGCTTCCTCATCCTTCTGGTCCATATCAATAAGAATCTGCAAACAATCCCCTCATCaagttttggagatagagagGCATGGTCTCAAATACCACATACATGCACACGCACGTGCACGTGCGCAAATACAGTTCTTTTTCAATCACTACCTCTGCAACTTGGTTCTTGAACAATGGATGAAACTGCTGTCGACAGTACTCGTTAAACAAAATAGTGAAGATAAGCAGTGGAATAGTGAAACCTGATGCAATTGGTGATTTTCTTAATCCAAAGACACCGAGGGCAATTATTTGCATGATAACCAATGAAATTATGACTGTATTGTGAATCATAGGCCAGTACTGTCCCCCACTTTCGTATTCTGCTATATACACATTAAGAATCTGAAATAGGCATCGTAAAGTTTAGCAACAGATTAATTATTCGAATgccccccaaaaaaaagaaaaaagaaagaaaaaaatgagagaggaaCTTACCTACAACGGGGATACTACAGTGGGATCCCCGTTGCAGGGTAGTTCTTCTCCCCGAAAGATACCTAACAAAATAAGGAACAATAGATAGGAGGAGTCCTCACCTGGTTTCGATATATAAAGTAAGCAAGTACAAAGTAAACCAACAAGAATGGCAATATTAGGGGAACCAAGATAGAACAGGTGAAGCCGATGAACCCAAACAGCAGGACTCTAGGAATTTCTGTATGATATGGAAATGACAGTGAGTCATTATACCGTCCTTTCCGTAATATGAACCGTCGGAAATAGTTGCAGAGAAGAGGATAAATTTGCATGAGTTCACATGCCAAGCTTGCCCAACCAGATGATAAAACATAAGTCATGAAGAACTTAGCCTGAAAATTCAAGATCACAACcataaataaaaatcaataataaAGCTTTCAGCTTTCATAAGCATCACATTACTGATGTAATGTCTCGAAAGTCGAAACAATTATCACTCACAAAACTCTAAGTCACTATGTTAACCATTATGACCATCTGGAATTCGAACTAAAAATGAGTAGACAATTTCTAATGGACAATTTAATATCTATGAGTACTAGTAGTGGACTTGACCCATCTCAAATGCAAAGTAACCCGTTTCAAACATGACAAGGAAAAACAGTGGTCACACGTAAGTGATGTAACAGTCCAAATGGACTAGCATAACTGGAACACAATTATTGATCTTCTAAACATATTTAAAGATCAAGGGCATATCACCTGTGCTGGAATCGCGTTGGCAAGTTGCGCAGGTATGTCTTTCACACTAGAAAATACACTCAATTGGCTGATAACAGAGCCGGTAAAAACATTAACAAAAAAGACATTCCAGATTGTGAAGTATAAGACTTTGAAGCATGCACTCTTTTTCCTCTGACTGCGAGAGATCCACCCCTCCACTGTTGAAAACAGCATCATGACAGGTGGAACGATGTAAAAAGCCACAATTAAAACCACACTTGGCAGGTACCCCGTTATCACCTGGCTTACATAGTTCCTGCATATGCGCATAAGTAATCATGAAAATGAGTCAAAGCCATTGCAAAACTTTATCCCCGTACACTCAGAAAGTCCATGTTTATTATCCATCATACACagcataacaaaaaaattaaggtAACAAGGAGACTGTGTCTGTCAATTGACTTACTTTTTGAGCAATCCTTTCAAAGCTGGAAACTTTTTTTCTAGGCTTTTTAGTGCAGTCATGCCCTGAACAAATGTGACAGGAATAAGAAACACAAGCATAAAGGCAATAGTAGCCAGAAGCGTAGCTAACTTCCGGATCCACAGTTGTCCATATGGTATCCAAAGGTTTGACCAATACACATCATTTGGTTCCGGGGCCATATCTGTCACCCAATGCATGGGATTTGAAGAATGAAGAACCTTTGATGTAACAAGAGCAGCACAGCGAGTCTTGAAAAAGACAAAAGCAGCAGCACACACCTGTATGTAAGACCAAATACATTTTAGGCTATAATATCGAAATTTCCACAAAAGTTCACTCACTCATAGACATCAACTTATATCTAAATGATGGCAACAAAGTCAAAGTAACAGAACCACAAAACAAAAATGTCACTCATTACAGGAAGAGACTACTCAAGATTCATGTCTTTGACACTGCCATGTGGGATTTTTTGTTTACGAGCTAGTACTCTGCAGATTGAGGTTCATAATTTCCTACAGATAAATGGGCTGATTATGGGAAGAATGGATGGACATGTGTACTTGTGTGCatgtatgtttttattttaaaatatacaTATTAACTAAcataaatacatacatacacacagatATAAATATTACTTAACCATTCAACAACTTTTATTTCTACTTTTCTTTTATTCAAACTATAGTAACTAAATAAGGAAACATCCAAtataaaactgaaaactgaaaaaaaataatccaaaataaaaactaaaggaGCCTAAACAAGTTAATCACGCCAAACACAATTCTATTCCAAACATTTCAAGTCCAACTTTCGGCTTAAGGTTTTATAACCACCACAATAATACTTGACCAACTGTCTAACAAAACCTGGAGGCAACTGAAGCAAGAATACATGACGATACTAGGAACACTTAGGTAAAATTTGGCTCAAAGGGGTTATGTGtaagtgaattaaaacctcaaGGGATGTTAGTGTAATGTCTCAAACATGAGGGGGTTTTGTGAAAACTCGATAAACGTCAGGGGGCTTTAGTGTAATTAACCCCTGCTTACAAAATTTTCAAGAACTCCATTGTCGGAAAACCATTCTAAAAGAACCAAATCAGATTCGAAAGATTAAAGCCATTCATATCACTAGTTGTGTGTGAATACGTGATGAAAACCAGAGCTAATTAAATTAACTGGGGCCACAGCTTGCATGACCTTTTTTCTTCCACCCAAACTATTGTCGATAAGGGATGACTTCCCCTTAACACTCTCTGAATCGTTCGCGAGTATCTTAAAAGAATCAGTAGCTCCTCCAGACATACCACAATGAAATAGATCTGGTCTATGACTCTGTTCCACAGAAACATCCTTAAGAATCTTGCACATCTTCCCTGCATCGGTCTGCAAAGTTTGATATATCAATAAGTTGcattaaaaaatatatgggaCATAATTGAACAGATGCATATGAGTGGAGGAAAAACGCAGTGATCCTATATTCAATTCTTAAAGAAACCCATCACATAGTTTATATGGCTATCTTAAACCACATATTGGTCTAAGTGCAGCTCATGCTAACAGTTATGACAATATAAGCCAATGATAAAACAATGTGATTGCTCAGGAAACAGCTGAAATAATTCAAGCCACATACATACCATCAGTTTCTGAACTTTACCAGATCGATACACCATTTGGTGTGACAAGTAGCTTGATGCATGATATTTTGTGAAGAATTTTCTTACTGAATCACTATATGATTCTTCCGATGACCATGGAATAGCACGAACAACAATTGTAAAATGACTTGGATTTGAAGAAGATCCAATAATATATGCCAGCCTCAGTCTAGTGACGTGATTATATTCCTACAGAAGatccacaacaaaaacacaaaacgaATGTCTTCGGATGTTTATAGTTGTATgaactaaatgcaaagatcaaGAACTTTTTACAATATATACAATATTGTACAAGAGGAGATGGGTTTTAAATCCTTACAAAGTATAGGAGAATACAAGCTGAAGTAGTGATAATGTACAATGCGAGACAATGGGTCCAAAGCCTGACATGAATTAAAACAGAAAGCAAATGACCAGTTAGAAACTAGTTTCCTGGTGTATATAACGAGAAAAAGTTAAATCAATATTGAAACTTCATAAAGATTGagaaaaaaacagaagaaaaggCGGATTAACAGGACTTGCTCTGCACTTTCATAAAAGATACAATTTTTAAGAAAGTGTTTTAATAATCAAGAATATATGTCTCATACCACTTTGAACCTTCTTGAACGTTCAAGATGGTAAAGACTTCCAAGGATTCATCATGGATTCCCGGGTGATCCTTCGTTTGCCCATGATAATTCACCGGAAGCACTATAAAGACGCAGATGACAGC includes:
- the LOC103441014 gene encoding transcription factor MYB87-like; this translates as MGRAPCCDKANVKRGPWSPEEDAKLKSYIEQHGTGGNWIALPQKIGLKRCGKSCRLRWLNYLRPNIRHGGFSEEEDNIICSLYISIGSRWSIIAAQLPGRTDNDIKNYWNTRLKKKLLGRQRKEHQLARKSGLVKQDIIKRSGDVGGNSTNSHSAVPATDDQNPYWPELPVLAAPTVLPQQQQQPSFNDHASLRKLLIKLGGRFSSDINHNHETNQVIQGRPTNIQPTYQVLDDDNNSSYAAAAATTQQMDEHYSGKNMQSLLIPRCGIHALNNSSPSLSNSDVISPHQFAQTHYIVNTDNIDGPGNGIMNNMFQGQGGDYETDQLKEMAVYNNNDNQQRFDGLEFFCGEDMMVMNNSITSSYGESIGWGEILGCPPVASSSDDYHDSMDRLMPATPSQECGFANDQLMSGYPGEAL
- the LOC103441015 gene encoding uncharacterized protein, producing the protein MAIPASILSPPSATPKFSINLFKQNQFRFRTSFGPSRVKAVSSTAQFGEPNKENKQKLQIKSTFVKEKLWEAVPAPVKELPWRKAADTALEQLLLLGKKALIWSFVTLGTLSFLSDIIFSISRNYELVIPFGLFVGCFLTDVLKETLQQVLPRSEANANEIEKHLLCISCFFAAVKFVSAGLPMQARVSLLHVANGGFLQVLWLWRGLFKEREDDGVDDSNSSLVMDVKS